Proteins from a single region of Procambarus clarkii isolate CNS0578487 chromosome 62, FALCON_Pclarkii_2.0, whole genome shotgun sequence:
- the LOC123766484 gene encoding facilitated trehalose transporter Tret1 yields MSKPCPATSVTDLCVDKTGESVDERRRRHAWQMLLILGASVSYFVMGMSLSWPNVLASDLLSENSTLFSTHLQLDDWQMDMMGSILTIGSVPGFLVAGWMIGRLGRRWSLAVAVVPGLLGWAAIAFALDATMLIIGRFLDGITCGMVTLAVITYATEIPDTTHRGSVGTIVCFMFLIGTGIGVSLGIFLTWYEVAFINVGLLLLYIIAIVPCLPESPTFLAVNDKDKAAHRILERLRGTYADLDAEIKLLKQLNRVTDATSKWGALLSLENLKRISLLSCLFFIQNFSGTAVIRVNATRILEASGVNLDKDISTTILLVVPICGVFVLTSLVDRIGRRLCLVVSMAPMVVAYAILGCYVFLSNYQVTIVSFASLYSNHSHETGSIQKIESPENEWSWLPLGCLLVCIFAMNIGIESLPWHLSSELFPTTIRSQAMSVCTVVGSVFAAAALQLYSPMQSFLTPAGLYWTYAGVSALGIVFILLTIPETARQAVG; encoded by the exons ATGTCCAAACCCTGCCCAGCCACTTCTGTTACAG ACCTTTGTGTTGATAAGACGGGCGAATCAGTCGACGAGAGGCGACGGCGCCACGCTTGGCAG ATGCTTCTGATTCTCGGAGCGTCCGTGTCGTACTTCGTGATGGGTATGTCCTTATCTTGGCCCAATGTCCTGGCCTCTGACCTCTTGTCTGAGAACTCTACTCTCTTCAGTACTCACCTCCAGCTTGACGACTGGCAAATGGATATGATGG GCAGCATCTTGACAATAGGTAGCGTGCCTGGGTTCCTGGTGGCGGGGTGGATGATAGGGCGACTGGGGCGGCGATGGTCCCTGGCAGTGGCAGTGGTGCCAGGCCTCCTAGGCTGGGCCGCCATCGCCTTCGCCCTCGACGCCACCATGTTGATCATCGGCAG GTTCTTGGACGGCATCACTTGTGGCATGGTCACTTTAGCCGTAATCACCTACGCTACAGAAATACCTGACACCACTCACCGAGGCTCAGTTGGAACTATCGTCTGCTTTATGTTCTTAATTGGTACCGGCATAGGTGTCAGTCTGGGAATCTTTCTAACGTGGTACGAGGTCGCCTTCATCAACGTGGGTCTTCTCCTGTTGTACATTATCGCCATTGTTCCCTGCTTGCCGGAAAGCCCGACCTTTCTTGCGGTAAATGACAAAGACAAAGCAGCTCACAGGATCTTAGAACGTCTTAGAGGAACATATGCCGATCTTGACgccgaaataaaattattaaagcaGTTAAACAGAGTAACAGATGCAACCTCAAAGTGGGGTGCCCTTTTAAGTTTAGAAAACTTAAAACGTATATCTCTCTTGTCTTGTCTTTTCTTCATTCAAAACTTTAGTGGGACTGCAGTCATCAGGGTCAATGCCACGAGAATACTTGAAGCCTCGGGTGTGAATCTGGATAAAGATATCAGCACCACCATACTTCTAGTGGTTCCAATATGTGGGGTTTTCGTGCTGACGTCCCTAGTGGACCGTATAGGCCGTCGGCTGTGTCTAGTGGTCTCGATGGCACCAATGGTGGTAGCCTACGCCATACTAGGCTGCTATGTCTTCCTCAGTAATTACCAAGTGACTATCGTGTCCTTCGCTTCGCTCTACTCCAACCATAGCCACGAAACAGGATCCATACAAAAGATTGAAAG TCCAGAGAATGAGTGGTCATGGCTCCCTCTGGGGTGTCTCCTGGTATGCATCTTCGCCATGAACATTGGCATCGAGTCTCTGCCGTGGCACCTGTCATCTGAACTCTTCCCAACCACCATAAGGTCCCAG GCGATGAGCGTATGCACTGTCGTGGGGAGCGTGTTCGCGGCGGCGGCCCTGCAGCTGTACAGTCCCATGCAAAGCTTCCTCACCCCTGCTGGTCTCTACTGGACCTATGCCGGCGTCTCTGCCCTGGGAATAGTCTTCATTCTCCTCACTATTCCAGAGACCGCCCGTCAGGCAGTTGGCTA